In one Macaca fascicularis isolate 582-1 chromosome 6, T2T-MFA8v1.1 genomic region, the following are encoded:
- the LOC141407095 gene encoding uncharacterized protein — MHRNSGIKISLVVEFQVAKRYAKVYTGVDPPPSPAQSAREQEHVPARIPGTGRQMRAIPRAADRGRCETVPASRSPPAPRSPPRPGVHPRGSTSPSLLSTPAPAAGEVPGAVTGTRPGFRRAQISGLTFLAVSARGGGNGKPGESSGASQPHTSSLQPFVSPGRALAAKPAVPLVIRPCALAGGGDLTSSSECLLPSPVFSRPPQTLPFSVPVKQVLYPRYTIKWTKQIAESVLVAYKGTSKMTKRSGRRQNQCEEPGTGL; from the exons ATGCACAGGAACAGTGGAATAAAGATATCTCTTGTGGTGGAATTTCAAGTTGCTAAGAGGTATGCAAAAGTGTACACCGGTGTGGACCCCCCCCCATCCCCCGCCCAGTCTGCACGTGAACAGGAACACGTACCTGCACGTATACCAGGTACAGGCAGACAGATGCGGGCGATCCCCAGAGCCGCCGACAGAGGTCGCTGCGAGACGGTACCCGCGTCCCGGAGTCCCCCCGCGCCCCGGAGTCCCCCGCGCCCCGGAGTCCACCCGCGCGGGTCCACTTCTCCATCCCTGCTTTCGACCCCGGCCCCTGCAGCGGGGGAAGTTCCTGGGGCGGTGACTGGGACCAGGCCGGGTTTTAGGCGGGCGCAGATTTCCGGGCTAACTTTCCTCGCCGTCTCAGCGCggggagggggaaatgggaaACCCGGCGAGAGCAGCGGAGCTTCCCAGCCGCACACTTCCTCCCTCCAGCCGTTTGTCTCGCCGGGGAGGGCCCTGGCCGCCAAGCCGGCAGTCCCACTGGTTATCCGACCTTGTGCTCTTGCGGGGGGTGGAGACCTTACCTCCAGCTCAGAGTGCCTCCTCCCATCCCCTGTGTTCTCTAGGCCTCCCCAGACTTTGCCTTTTAGCGTTCCAGTGAAACAAGTTCTGTATCCAAGATATACAATTAAGTGGACAAAGCAGATTGCAG AAAGTGTTTTGGTAGCTTACAAGGGGACATCAAAGATGACAAAGAGGAGTGGAAGAAGACAGAATCAATGTGAGGAGCCTGGAACAGGGCTCTGA